A genome region from Panthera leo isolate Ple1 chromosome A2, P.leo_Ple1_pat1.1, whole genome shotgun sequence includes the following:
- the LOC122213348 gene encoding olfactory receptor 10H3-like: MAGQNYSMVTEFILVGFSNFPRHLLPTFFLLYLLMYLFTLLGNLLIMATVWSESSLHTPMYLFLCALSTSEILFTVAVTPRMLVDMLFTHRIITWTACASQMFFSFTFGFTHSFLLMIMGYDRYVAICHPLRYHVLMSPRGCARLVSLSWAGGSVMGMMLTLIVFHLTFCGSNVIHHFVCHVLSLLKLACGKETSSVTLAVILVCVSALMGCLFLIVLSYVFIVAAILRIPSAEGRHKTFSTCVSHLTVVIVHYGFASIIYLKPKGPHSMDSNTLMATTYTVFTPFLSPIIFSLRNKELKNALKKSFQRKFSPLSS; the protein is encoded by the coding sequence ATGGCTGGTCAGAACTATAGCATGGTGACTGAGTTCATCCTCGTGGGATTCTCTAACTTCCCAAGGCATCTTCTGCCCACTTTCTTCCTGCTGTACCTGCTCATGTACCTGTTCACGCTGTTGGGGAACCTGCTCATCATGGCCACAGTCTGGAGCGAGAGCAGCCTGCACACGCCCATGTACCTCTTCCTGTGCGCCCTGTCCACCTCTGAGATTCTCTTCACCGTTGCCGTCACCCCTCGCATGCTGGTTGACATGCTCTTCACCCACCGCATCATCACCTGGACGGCCTGTGCCAGCCAGATGTTTTTCTCCTTCACGTTTGGCTTCACCCACTCCTTCCTGCTCATGATCATGGGCTACGACCGCTACGTGGCCATCTGCCACCCCCTGCGCTACCATGTGCTCATGAGCCCCCGTGGCTGTGCCCGCCTTGTGTCCTTgtcctgggctggtggctcagtcatgggAATGATGTTGACACTGATAGTTTTTCACCTCACCTTCTGTGGGTCTAATGTGATCCACCATTTTGTCTGCCACGTGCTTTCCCTTCTAAAGTTGGCCTGTGGGAAGGAGACATCCTCCGTCACCTTGGCTGTGATCCTGGTGTGTGTCTCAGCTCTGATGGGCTGTTTATTCCTCATCGTCCTCTCCTATGTCTTCATCGTGGCCGCCATATTGCGGATCCCCTCTGCTGAGGGCAGGCACAAGACCTTCTCCACATGTGTGTCCCACCTCACGGTGGTCATTGTGCACTATGGCTTTGCCTCCATTATCTACCTCAAGCCCAAGGGCCCCCATTCTATGGACAGTAACACCCTGATGGCCACCACCTATACAGTCTTCACCCCCTTTCTCAGCCCGATCATTTTCAGCCTCAGGAATAAGGAGCTCAAGAATGCCTTAAAGAAAAGCTTCCAGAGAAAATTCAGTCCCTTAAGCTCCTGA
- the LOC122213347 gene encoding olfactory receptor 10H2-like — protein sequence MAATLGRNHSSMSEFILVGFSTFPRHLLPTFFLLFLLMYLFTLLGNLLIMATVWSERSLHTPMYLFLCALSTSEILYTLAITPRLLADLLSTGRTITWTACASQMFFSFTFGFTHSFLLTVMGYDRYVAICHPLHYHVLMSPRGCACLVAWSWVGGSVMGLVVTTAVFHLTFCGPNEIHHFFCHVPPVVKLACGTDVPTVALGVGLVCIMALLGCCLLILLSYAFIVATILRIPSAEGRHKAFSTCASHLTVVIVHYGFASVVYLKPKGPQSLEGDTLMGITYTVLTPFLSPIIFSLRNKKLKTAMTKTFLRKLHPQSS from the coding sequence ATGGCCGCCACGCTGGGCCGAAACCACAGCTCCATGTCCGAATTCATCCTCGTGGGCTTCTCCACCTTCCCAAGGCATCTCCTGCCCACCTTCTTCCTGCTGTTCCTGCTCATGTACCTGTTCACGCTGCTGGGGAACCTGCTCATCATGGCCACAGTCTGGAGCGAGCGCAGCCTGCACACGCCCATGTACCTCTTCCTGTGCGCCCTGTCCACCTCTGAGATCCTCTACACCTTGGCCATCACCCCGCGCCTGCTGGCCGACCTGCTCTCCACCGGCCGCACCATCACCTGGACGGCCTGTGCCAGCCAGATGTTTTTCTCCTTCACGTTCGGCTTCACCCACTCCTTCCTGCTCACCGTCATGGGCTACGACCGCTACGTGGCCATCTGCCACCCCCTGCACTACCATGTGCTCATGAGCCCCCGTGGCTGCGCCTGCTTGGTGGCCTGGTCCTGGGTAGGTGGCTCGGTCATGGGGCTGGTAGTGACCACGGCCGTTTTCCACCTCACCTTCTGTGGACCCAATGAGATCCACCATTTTTTCTGCCACGTGCCTCCTGTGGTGAAGCTGGCCTGTGGAACTGATGTACCAACCGTGGCCCTGGGTGTGGGGCTGGTGTGCATCATGGCCCTGCTGGGCTGCTGTCTCCTCATCCTCCTCTCCTACGCCTTTATCGTGGCCACCATCTTGAGGATCCCCTCAGCTGAGGGCCGGCAcaaggccttctccacctgtgcGTCCCACCTCACTGTGGTCATTGTGCACTATGGCTTTGCCTCTGTCGTCTACCTCAAGCCCAAGGGTCCCCAGTCTCTGGAAGGAGACACCCTGATGGGCATCACCTACACGGTCCTCACCCCCTTCCTCAGCCCCATCATCTTCAGTCTCAGGAACAAGAAGCTAAAGACAGCCATGACCAAGACCTTCCTCAGAAAACTCCATCCCCAGAGCTCCTGA
- the LOC122213350 gene encoding olfactory receptor 10H3-like has product MVTEFILVGFSNFPRHLLPAFFLLYLLMYLFTLLGNLLIMATVWSERSLHTPMYLFLCALSTSEILFTVAITPRMLVDMLFTHRTITWTACASQMFFSFTFGFTHSFLLMIMGYDRYVAICHPLRYNVLMNPRGCARLVSWSWAGGSIMGMMVTLIVFHLTFCGSNVIHHFACHVLSLLKLACGKETSSVTLGVILVCVSALMGCLFLIVLSYVFIVAAILRIPSAEGRHKTFSTCVSHLTVVIVHYGFASIIYLKPKGPHSMDSNTLMATTYIVFTPFLSPIIFSLRNKELKNAIKKSFQRKFSPLSS; this is encoded by the coding sequence ATGGTGACTGAGTTCATCCTCGTGGGATTCTCTAACTTCCCACGGCATCTCCTGCCCGCTTTCTTCCTGCTGTACCTGCTCATGTACCTGTTCACGCTGTTGGGGAACCTGCTCATCATGGCCACAGTCTGGAGCGAGCGCAGCCTGCACACGCCCATGTACCTCTTCCTGTGCGCCCTGTCCACCTCCGAGATTCTGTTCACCGTTGCCATCACCCCTCGCATGCTGGTTGACATGCTCTTCACCCACCGCACCATCACCTGGACGGCCTGTGCCAGCCAGATGTTTTTCTCCTTCACGTTTGGCTTCACACATTCCTTCCTGCTCATGATCATGGGCTACGACCGCTACGTGGCCATCTGCCACCCCCTGCGCTACAATGTGCTCATGAACCCCCGTGGCTGTGCCCGCCTCGTGTCCTGGTCCTGGGCCGGTGGCTCGATCATGGGGATGATGGTGACCCTGATAGTTTTTCACCTCACCTTCTGTGGGTCTAATGTGATCCACCATTTTGCCTGCCACGTGCTTTCCCTTCTAAAGTTGGCCTGTGGGAAGGAGACATCCTCTGTCACCTTGGGTGTGATCCTGGTGTGTGTCTCAGCTCTGATGGGCTGTTTATTCCTCATCGTCCTCTCCTATGTCTTCATCGTGGCCGCCATATTGCGGATCCCCTCTGCTGAGGGCAGGCACAAGACCTTCTCCACATGTGTGTCCCACCTCACGGTGGTCATTGTGCACTACGGCTTTGCTTCCATTATCTACCTCAAGCCCAAGGGCCCCCATTCTATGGACAGTAACACCCTGATGGCCACCACCTATATAGTCTTCACCCCCTTTCTCAGTCCGATCATTTTTAGCCTCAGGAATAAGGAGCTCAAGAATGCCATAAAGAAAAGCTTCCAGAGAAAATTCAGTCCCTTAAGCTCCTAA
- the LOC122213349 gene encoding olfactory receptor 10H3-like translates to MLVDMLSTCHTITWAACASQMFFSFTFGFTHSFLLMIMGYDHYVAICHPLRYNVLMNNCGCARLVSWSWAGGSVIGMMSTLIVFHLTFCGSNVIHHFACHVLSLLKLACGKETSSVTLAVILVCVSALMGCLFLIVLSYVFIVAAILRIPSAEGRHKTFSTCVSHLTVVIVHYGFASIIYLKPKGPHSMDSNILWPPPI, encoded by the coding sequence ATGCTGGTTGACATGCTCTCCACCTGCCACACCATCACCTGGGCGGCCTGTGCCAGCCAGATGTTTTTCTCCTTCACGTTTGGCTTCACACACTCCTTCCTGCTCATGATCATGGGCTACGACCACTACGTGGCCATCTGCCACCCCTTGCGCTACAATGTGCTCATGAACAACTGTGGCTGTGCCCGCCTTGTGTCCTGGTCCTGGGCCGGTGGCTCAGTCATAGGGATGATGTCGACCCTGATAGTTTTTCACCTCACCTTCTGTGGGTCTAATGTGATCCACCATTTTGCCTGCCACGTGCTTTCCCTTCTAAAGTTGGCCTGTGGGAAGGAGACATCCTCCGTCACTTTGGCTGTGATCCTGGTGTGTGTCTCAGCTCTGATGGGCTGTTTATTCCTCATCGTCCTCTCCTATGTCTTCATCGTGGCCGCCATATTGCGGATCCCCTCTGCTGAGGGCAGGCACAAGACCTTCTCCACATGTGTGTCCCACCTCACGGTGGTCATTGTGCACTACGGCTTTGCCTCCATTATCTACCTCAAGCCCAAGGGCCCCCATTCTATGGACAGTAACATCCTGTGGCCACCACCTATATAG